Part of the Bacteroidota bacterium genome is shown below.
TTTTGAGATAAAAGACAGTCCACAGTCGGCAGTCAACAGTCGGCAGTCCTCAGTCTTCAGTCAACAGTCAAATTCCAAATAAACAAAACTTGTCCGTATGGATTACCAAATAAACAACATAATGACAATTAAATGACAGCGAAGCAAATGACCACTAAATGACTATTGAAACAAATAAACAATTCTTCTTTGCGTCCTTGCGAGAAAATATAAACAAATCAGTCGGCAGTCAAATTCTAAAAACCCAAGCAACCTTCTTTCGCCTTGCTGTTGCATAGCTTTAGCGAATCACAGTGAAGCTACGGCAGGTACGACCCTCTATTGTAAGGAATTATTCTGATTAAAAACAATAACTCAGTATCATTGAATTTGCTCTTTCATAACCAAGGTTGGAAGCTTTTCTAAAATCCTTACAAGCATTGTCATTTTTATTTATAGTTTGATAGATTATTCCTCTGTTGTAAAAAATTTCTCCAAATTCGGAATTAAGTTCAAGTGCTTTACTAAAGTCATCAATTGCTTTTTGATACTGTTTTTCCTGAGCAAAAAAGTGGGCTCTGAAATAATAAGCAACATAATCATCGGGATTAAGTTCGACTACTTTGTTGTAATCCTTTATTGCTTCATTTTTATTCCCATTGTTATAATTTATTCTTGCACGCAAAATATAAAATGAAGCATTCTCATTATCAATTTCTATAGCAAGTTCAATATCCTTTAAAGCCTTATCGATTTCCCCAAGATTCGCATAAGTTGTAGCACGACTATGATATGCCATTGCTTCATAATTTTCTGGTTGTAGTTCAATAACTTTGGTAAAATCATTTATCGAAGCTTTATAATTTTCCATTTCTACCTGTGCGTGTCCACGCCAGTAATATGCTTTAGGGATTCTGTCAGGATGTTGTTCAATTACGTTATCCCACAAAGTCAAACTACTTTTCCAGACTTCACATCTTGCATTTGTTTTAAAAGTTAAAAGTCCGAGATAAGCTATAATTACAACATTTAAAACATTTTTGGAAAATATTTTTTTCTGTAAAAAATAATCATATAAATATCCGATTATCAGAAAAACACCTATTGATGCAACATATACAAATCTGTCTGCAATTACAAAATTATTTATTTGTAAAATTTGAAGAACCAAAACAATATTAAGTGTGAAAAATAATATTCCAAACGCAATTATTTTTGCCCTTTTTAAAAAATAAAAAAACAGAAACACTATTACACCTACAGGCAAAATAAACAAAAGATACTGCAA
Proteins encoded:
- a CDS encoding tetratricopeptide repeat protein, with translation MKQKIKTKEAKKYIENKNKLSIQQMLIIVVAFIVTIIAFSPSVKNGITNFDDSAYVTENPLIQELSFENIKTIFSESYYGGYYPLTILSFGLDLKFGKKNPVKTLHLINLLLHLANTLLVFWLLFLLLKNFNIAIIAAALFGVHTMHVESVAWISERKDVLYAFFFLLSLIFYTKYINEKKQKFYFWALALFLFSILSKTMAASLAVTIVAIDYFFDRKILSKKVLIEKIPFLLIAIAFGLISILSQKEAGMITDSNQLLFFEKIVYAFYGFSIYSAKLIFPFHLSAFYPYPETFSLQYLLFILPVGVIVFLFFYFLKRAKIIAFGILFFTLNIVLVLQILQINNFVIADRFVYVASIGVFLIIGYLYDYFLQKKIFSKNVLNVVIIAYLGLLTFKTNARCEVWKSSLTLWDNVIEQHPDRIPKAYYWRGHAQVEMENYKASINDFTKVIELQPENYEAMAYHSRATTYANLGEIDKALKDIELAIEIDNENASFYILRARINYNNGNKNEAIKDYNKVVELNPDDYVAYYFRAHFFAQEKQYQKAIDDFSKALELNSEFGEIFYNRGIIYQTINKNDNACKDFRKASNLGYERANSMILSYCF